In Brassica rapa cultivar Chiifu-401-42 chromosome A06, CAAS_Brap_v3.01, whole genome shotgun sequence, a single window of DNA contains:
- the LOC103828073 gene encoding fructose-bisphosphate aldolase 2, chloroplastic, with protein sequence MASTSLLKASPVLDKSEWVKGQRVLFRQPSSAAVVLRNRATSLTVRAASSYADELVKTAKTIASPGRGILAMDESNATCGKRLDSIGLENTEANRQAYRTLLVSAPGLGQYISGAILFEETLYQSTTEGKKMVDVLVEQNIVPGIKVDKGLVPLVGSNNESWCQGLDGLSSRTAAYYQQGARFAKWRTVVSIPNGPSALAVKEAAWGLARYAAISQDSGLVPIVEPEILLDGEHDIDRTYEVAEKVWAEVFFYLAQNNVMFEGILLKPSMVTPGAESKDRATPEQVASYTLKLLRNRIPPAVPGIMFLSGGQSELEATLNLNAMNQAPNPWHVSFSYARALQNTCLKTWGGRAENVNAAQTTLLTRAKANSLAQLGKYTGEGESEEAKEGMFVKGYTY encoded by the exons ATGGCATCAACCTCACTCCTCAAGGCTTCTCCAGTGTTGGACAAATCTGAGTGGGTCAAGGGCCAACGCGTTCTCTTCCGTCAGCCTTCTTCCGCCGCCGTCGTCCTACGCAACCGCGCCACCTCCCTTACCGTCCGCGCCGCTTCTTCCTACGCCGATGAGCTCGTTAAGACAGCG AAAACAATTGCGTCTCCTGGACGAGGAATCTTGGCGATGGACGAGTCGAACGCCACATGCGGGAAGCGTTTGGACTCGATAGGGCTAGAGAACACTGAGGCAAACCGTCAAGCATACCGGACACTGCTTGTCTCTGCACCAGGTCTCGGACAGTACATCTCCGGTGCAATCCTGTTCGAGGAGACTCTCTATCAGTCTACCACCGAAGGCAAGAAAATGGTCGACGTCCTAGTCGAGCAGAACATCGTCCCCGGTATCAAAGTCGACAAG GGTTTGGTGCCACTTGTTGGATCTAACAATGAGTCATGGTGCCAAGGACTTGACGGTCTATCCTCTCGGACCGCTGCTTACTACCAACAGGGTGCTCGTTTCGCCAAATG GCGTACTGTGGTGAGCATTCCCAACGGTCCGTCTGCTCTCGCTGTGAAAGAAGCTGCTTGGGGCCTTGCTCGATACGCTGCCATTTCACAA GACAGTGGATTGGTTCCCATAGTGGAGCCAGAGATCTTGTTGGATGGAGAACACGACATTGACAGGACTTACGAAGTAGCTGAGAAGGTGTGGGCTGAGGTTTTCTTTTACCTAGCTCAGAACAATGTCATGTTTGAAGGTATCCTCCTGAAGCCGAGCATGGTGACTCCAGGAGCCGAGTCTAAAGACAGAGCTACTCCTGAACAAGTTGCCTCCTACACCCTTAAGCTCCTCCGCAACAGAATCCCTCCTGCCGTCCCTGGAATCATG TTCTTGTCCGGAGGACAGTCTGAGTTGGAGGCAACGTTGAACCTGAACGCGATGAACCAGGCACCAAACCCGTGGCACGTGTCCTTCTCCTACGCACGTGCTCTTCAGAACACTTGCCTGAAAACATGGGGAGGCAGAGCTGAGAACGTGAACGCAGCTCAGACCACTCTCTTGACTCGAGCCAAGGCCAATTCGTTGGCTCAGCTCGGAAAATACACCGGAGAAGGTGAGTCTGAAGAGGCTAAGGAGGGTATGTTCGTCAAAGGCTACACCTACTGA
- the LOC103828074 gene encoding endoglucanase 22 isoform X3, translating to MKPSICSSIYLLFVLLPTVISHNYSDALKKSILFFEGQRSGYLPREQRMTWRRDSALNDGKNLNADLVGGYYDAGDNVKFHFPMAFSATMLAWSAVDFGSYMSPADLRENLVALRWGTDYLLKTVSQLRNRIFVHVGEVEKDHQCWQRPEDMSTPRTAYAVETQYPASDLAGEITAAFAAASIAFKRYDPSYAQRLLKNALKTFKYADSHRGSYTNNTWVKLAVCPFYCSINGYGDELLWGAAWLRRATGKASYSKYLVDNRHSLGAVFNYYEFGWDNKVGGVNVLVAKEAFEKNVPEIAPYRDTAEQMMCAYFPETAGPHMTYTPGGLLYKPGSNILQNTVALSFLLLTYAGYLSKSSQQLHCGSVKIHPESLRHLAKRQVLIRLFSV from the exons ATGAAGCCATCAATTTGCTCTTCCATATATCTCCTCTTCGTCCTCTTACCAACGGTGATCTCTCACAACTACTCCGATGCTCTCAAAAAGTCAATCCTCTTCTTTGAAGGTCAACGCTCTGGCTATCTTCCTAGAGAACAGAGGATGACGTGGCGCCGTGACTCTGCGCTCAACGACGGCAAGAACCTCAATGCTGACCTAGTTGGCGGTTACTACGACGCCGGCGACAACGTGAAGTTCCATTTTCCGATGGCGTTTTCGGCTACGATGCTAGCATGGAGCGCTGTCGACTTCGGTAGTTACATGTCTCCGGCAGATCTCCGGGAAAATCTTGTCGCTCTCCGGTGGGGAACCGATTATCTCCTTAAGACTGTTTCGCAACTTCGTAATCGGATTTTCGTTCAT GTGGGTGAAGTAGAAAAGGATCACCAGTGCTGGCAGAGACCGGAGGATATGAGCACACCACGAACAGCTTATGCTGTGGAGACGCAGTACCCGGCCTCTGATTTAGCTGGAGAAATCACAGCTGCGTTTGCGGCCGCTTCAATCGCATTCAAACGATATGATCCTAGTTATGCTCAACGTTTGCTAAAAAATgctttaaaaactttcaagtACGCGGACTCACATCGAGGCTCTTATACCAATAATACATGGGTTAAACTTGCTGTTTGCCCGTTTTATTGTAGCATCAACGGATATGGG gACGAATTATTATGGGGAGCTGCATGGCTGAGAAGGGCTACCGGTAAAGCTTCTTACAGTAAATACTTAGTGGACAATCGTCATTCTTTAGGTGCAGTTTTCAATTACTACGAGTTTGGATGGGATAACAAAGTTGGGGGTGTCAATGTTCTCGTTGCCAAG GAAGCATTCGAGAAGAATGTGCCAGAGATTGCACCCTATAGAGATACAGCCGAGCAAATGATGTGTGCCTATTTTCCAGAAACCGCCGGTCCACACATGACTTACACACCTGGCGGTCTTCTTTACAAACCCGGAAGCAACATCCTCCAAAACACCGTGGCATTGTCTTTTCTCCTCCTAACCTACGCCGGTTACCTCTCTAAATCGTCTCAACAACTCCATTGTGGTAGTGTCAAGATCCATCCAGAGTCTCTCCGTCACTTGGCCAAACGACAG gTACTTATTCGATTATTTTCAGTATAA
- the LOC103828072 gene encoding B-box zinc finger protein 19 isoform X5, giving the protein MGFQTLLCLQVHMCNKLASRHVRVGLAEPSNAPCCDICENAPAFFYCEIDGSSLCLQCDMVVHVGGKRTHGRFLLLRQRIEFPGDKPKPPNNTRANLQNQRVSSNANGEANGKTTDDEMIDLNSNPQRLHEPSSNNHGIDVNNTSNHETPGVVPFKREPDK; this is encoded by the exons ATGGGATTCCAAACTCTGTTATGTTTGCAGGTTCATATGTGCAATAAGCTAGCTAGTCGGCATGTACGTGTAGGTTTAGCCGAACCAAGCAATGCCCCCTGCTGCGATATTTGCGAAAATGCACCTG CCTTCTTTTACTGTGAGATAGATGGTAGTTCCCTTTGTCTGCAATGTGACATGGTCGTTCATGTTGGTGGCAAGCGAACACACGGCCGCTTTCTTTTGCTCAGACAGAGAATTGAG TTTCCAGGGGACAAGCCTAAACCACCAAACAATACGAGAGCCAATTTGCAAAACCAAAGAGTCTCTTCAAATGCCAACGGTGAAGCTAATGGCAAGACTACTGATGACGAAATGATTGATCTCAACTCTAACCCTCAGAGACTTCATGAGCCTTCATCAAATAACCAT GGTATCGATGTAAATAACACGAGCAATCACGAGACTCCAGGTGTTGTGCCCTTTAAACGAGAGCCTGACAAGTGA
- the LOC103828072 gene encoding B-box zinc finger protein 19 isoform X6: MCNKLASRHVRVGLAEPSNAPCCDICENAPAFFYCEIDGSSLCLQCDMVVHVGGKRTHGRFLLLRQRIEFPGDKPKPPNNTRANLQNQRVSSNANGEANGKTTDDEMIDLNSNPQRLHEPSSNNHGIDVNNTSNHETPGVVPFKREPDK; encoded by the exons ATGTGCAATAAGCTAGCTAGTCGGCATGTACGTGTAGGTTTAGCCGAACCAAGCAATGCCCCCTGCTGCGATATTTGCGAAAATGCACCTG CCTTCTTTTACTGTGAGATAGATGGTAGTTCCCTTTGTCTGCAATGTGACATGGTCGTTCATGTTGGTGGCAAGCGAACACACGGCCGCTTTCTTTTGCTCAGACAGAGAATTGAG TTTCCAGGGGACAAGCCTAAACCACCAAACAATACGAGAGCCAATTTGCAAAACCAAAGAGTCTCTTCAAATGCCAACGGTGAAGCTAATGGCAAGACTACTGATGACGAAATGATTGATCTCAACTCTAACCCTCAGAGACTTCATGAGCCTTCATCAAATAACCAT GGTATCGATGTAAATAACACGAGCAATCACGAGACTCCAGGTGTTGTGCCCTTTAAACGAGAGCCTGACAAGTGA
- the LOC103828074 gene encoding endoglucanase 22 isoform X1 — translation MKPSICSSIYLLFVLLPTVISHNYSDALKKSILFFEGQRSGYLPREQRMTWRRDSALNDGKNLNADLVGGYYDAGDNVKFHFPMAFSATMLAWSAVDFGSYMSPADLRENLVALRWGTDYLLKTVSQLRNRIFVHVGEVEKDHQCWQRPEDMSTPRTAYAVETQYPASDLAGEITAAFAAASIAFKRYDPSYAQRLLKNALKTFKYADSHRGSYTNNTWVKLAVCPFYCSINGYGDELLWGAAWLRRATGKASYSKYLVDNRHSLGAVFNYYEFGWDNKVGGVNVLVAKEAFEKNVPEIAPYRDTAEQMMCAYFPETAGPHMTYTPGGLLYKPGSNILQNTVALSFLLLTYAGYLSKSSQQLHCGSVKIHPESLRHLAKRQMDYILGDNPMKMSYMIGYGNHYPRKIHHRGASSPSIATHPKTIKCLEGWNIFASPKPDPNILVGAVVGGPNVDDKFVGGRNNASETEPTTYINAPFVGLLAYFNANKKN, via the exons ATGAAGCCATCAATTTGCTCTTCCATATATCTCCTCTTCGTCCTCTTACCAACGGTGATCTCTCACAACTACTCCGATGCTCTCAAAAAGTCAATCCTCTTCTTTGAAGGTCAACGCTCTGGCTATCTTCCTAGAGAACAGAGGATGACGTGGCGCCGTGACTCTGCGCTCAACGACGGCAAGAACCTCAATGCTGACCTAGTTGGCGGTTACTACGACGCCGGCGACAACGTGAAGTTCCATTTTCCGATGGCGTTTTCGGCTACGATGCTAGCATGGAGCGCTGTCGACTTCGGTAGTTACATGTCTCCGGCAGATCTCCGGGAAAATCTTGTCGCTCTCCGGTGGGGAACCGATTATCTCCTTAAGACTGTTTCGCAACTTCGTAATCGGATTTTCGTTCAT GTGGGTGAAGTAGAAAAGGATCACCAGTGCTGGCAGAGACCGGAGGATATGAGCACACCACGAACAGCTTATGCTGTGGAGACGCAGTACCCGGCCTCTGATTTAGCTGGAGAAATCACAGCTGCGTTTGCGGCCGCTTCAATCGCATTCAAACGATATGATCCTAGTTATGCTCAACGTTTGCTAAAAAATgctttaaaaactttcaagtACGCGGACTCACATCGAGGCTCTTATACCAATAATACATGGGTTAAACTTGCTGTTTGCCCGTTTTATTGTAGCATCAACGGATATGGG gACGAATTATTATGGGGAGCTGCATGGCTGAGAAGGGCTACCGGTAAAGCTTCTTACAGTAAATACTTAGTGGACAATCGTCATTCTTTAGGTGCAGTTTTCAATTACTACGAGTTTGGATGGGATAACAAAGTTGGGGGTGTCAATGTTCTCGTTGCCAAG GAAGCATTCGAGAAGAATGTGCCAGAGATTGCACCCTATAGAGATACAGCCGAGCAAATGATGTGTGCCTATTTTCCAGAAACCGCCGGTCCACACATGACTTACACACCTGGCGGTCTTCTTTACAAACCCGGAAGCAACATCCTCCAAAACACCGTGGCATTGTCTTTTCTCCTCCTAACCTACGCCGGTTACCTCTCTAAATCGTCTCAACAACTCCATTGTGGTAGTGTCAAGATCCATCCAGAGTCTCTCCGTCACTTGGCCAAACGACAG ATGGATTACATTTTGGGAGATAATCCAATGAAAATGTCTTACATGATCGGGTACGGTAACCATTATCCGCGAAAGATCCACCACCGTGGCGCATCCTCGCCGTCTATCGCAACCCATCCCAAAACCATCAAATGTTTAGAAGGGTGGAATATATTTGCATCACCCAAACCGGACCCCAACATTTTAGTAGGTGCGGTGGTCGGGGGGCCTAATGTAGATGATAAATTCGTTGGAGGACGGAACAATGCTAGTGAGACGGAACCGACGACTTACATCAACGCACCTTTTGTTGGTCTTTTGGCTTATTTTAAtgccaacaaaaaaaattag
- the LOC103828074 gene encoding endoglucanase 22 isoform X2 — MKPSICSSIYLLFVLLPTVISHNYSDALKKSILFFEGQRSGYLPREQRMTWRRDSALNDGKNLNADLVGGYYDAGDNVKFHFPMAFSATMLAWSAVDFGSYMSPADLRENLVALRWGTDYLLKTVSQLRNRIFVHVGEVEKDHQCWQRPEDMSTPRTAYAVETQYPASDLAGEITAAFAAASIAFKRYDPSYAQRLLKNALKTFKYADSHRGSYTNNTWVKLAVCPFYCSINGYGDELLWGAAWLRRATGKASYSKYLVDNRHSLGAVFNYYEFGWDNKVGGVNVLVAKEAFEKNVPEIAPYRDTAEQMMCAYFPETAGPHMTYTPGGLLYKPGSNILQNTVALSFLLLTYAGYLSKSSQQLHCGSVKIHPESLRHLAKRQYKQIEKNKQTCNDGYGIKEAATPWHFLEL; from the exons ATGAAGCCATCAATTTGCTCTTCCATATATCTCCTCTTCGTCCTCTTACCAACGGTGATCTCTCACAACTACTCCGATGCTCTCAAAAAGTCAATCCTCTTCTTTGAAGGTCAACGCTCTGGCTATCTTCCTAGAGAACAGAGGATGACGTGGCGCCGTGACTCTGCGCTCAACGACGGCAAGAACCTCAATGCTGACCTAGTTGGCGGTTACTACGACGCCGGCGACAACGTGAAGTTCCATTTTCCGATGGCGTTTTCGGCTACGATGCTAGCATGGAGCGCTGTCGACTTCGGTAGTTACATGTCTCCGGCAGATCTCCGGGAAAATCTTGTCGCTCTCCGGTGGGGAACCGATTATCTCCTTAAGACTGTTTCGCAACTTCGTAATCGGATTTTCGTTCAT GTGGGTGAAGTAGAAAAGGATCACCAGTGCTGGCAGAGACCGGAGGATATGAGCACACCACGAACAGCTTATGCTGTGGAGACGCAGTACCCGGCCTCTGATTTAGCTGGAGAAATCACAGCTGCGTTTGCGGCCGCTTCAATCGCATTCAAACGATATGATCCTAGTTATGCTCAACGTTTGCTAAAAAATgctttaaaaactttcaagtACGCGGACTCACATCGAGGCTCTTATACCAATAATACATGGGTTAAACTTGCTGTTTGCCCGTTTTATTGTAGCATCAACGGATATGGG gACGAATTATTATGGGGAGCTGCATGGCTGAGAAGGGCTACCGGTAAAGCTTCTTACAGTAAATACTTAGTGGACAATCGTCATTCTTTAGGTGCAGTTTTCAATTACTACGAGTTTGGATGGGATAACAAAGTTGGGGGTGTCAATGTTCTCGTTGCCAAG GAAGCATTCGAGAAGAATGTGCCAGAGATTGCACCCTATAGAGATACAGCCGAGCAAATGATGTGTGCCTATTTTCCAGAAACCGCCGGTCCACACATGACTTACACACCTGGCGGTCTTCTTTACAAACCCGGAAGCAACATCCTCCAAAACACCGTGGCATTGTCTTTTCTCCTCCTAACCTACGCCGGTTACCTCTCTAAATCGTCTCAACAACTCCATTGTGGTAGTGTCAAGATCCATCCAGAGTCTCTCCGTCACTTGGCCAAACGACAG TATAAgcaaatagaaaaaaacaagCAAACATGTAACGACGGGTATGGCATAAAAGAAGCAGCGACTCCGTGGCATTTTCTCGAATTGTGA